The window TCGCTTGCGGATCGACTTTAATTCCATCTTTAGTGGCTTTAACGAGTTGCTCAACGTTTCCGCTAAAAACGCGATCAATCCGTTTCTGCCATTGTCTTGCAATCTCGACGGTTAAATCTTCTTCAGGAAATGCTTCACCTTCAAAAATTTGCCCATCGGGGTCAATGGCAAGAGTATGCAAGCTGCGCTTATGCAAGACTTCTTCACAGGCAGATAGTAACAGTGAAGTCAGATAACCCCGCTCTTCTGACAGCGTTACCTTAAACAGCCGACTAGCGCGACTGAAGACAACCGTTAATTCATTTTCTACTTTACGAATACGCTTTTCTTCTTCAATTCCCAAATCAAACAAATCGCCACCAATGAGCATTGCCGCCCATCGTTTGATTTGATCTTTAATTTTGGGATCTTCCGCAACAAAACGCATTCCATCGGTATTACCGTGACCAGAATGGCTTTCAATCAGACGGCGAATCAGTTCAAGATCGGCATCTGTTTTGATCAGTGTACTTACACCAGCACCCTCAAGTTGTTCTGTTAGAAAGTTGCGATCGCGTGCTAGGGTTTTGACATTGCGCCCATCTTCTGTCAGTTTGTTCAAATCGTGAACAGCAGTTGCAGCAAGAATGCAAGCTCGCTTATCTTCAGGGACTTCAGCAATTTTGCTAACAGTGAGAACAAATTGACAGGCTGAGTCGAGGTGTTCAGCGAGAGTCCGTCCTTTGCGGGAGCCATGCTGTCCATGAGTTGCATGTAACTCGTACAGTCTGGGGCGAATCTCCTTAAAATAATGCTCGTCTAAACTTTCCGGCTCACCGTTTAGAAGCCAACGGCGTTTTGACATCTTGCTTTCCTCTCATTTTGGAGTAGGTATAAACAGTGTGCCCAATACGACGCAAAATTGAACACCGTCAAGATTTGCGACAGCACCCACACTTAAACTTTATGGTTAGGTAGTAGAATGTAATTACAAAAAATAGAATGGCATAAATAAAAAAATAGTGCAAGTACATTTCTGTCTCTATTCCTAGAATGCCCAGAAAAAAGGAAACCCTAACACTGTCTGTTCCGCCAGGAACCAAGGAGCAGCTAGAAGCGATCGCACGTCGCCTGAATATCTTTTGGGGAAAAAGCCCTAGCCCATCGGGATTGATAGCTGCGATCGCTCAAGCCAAACTAGAAATCGGAAAGTCCTTCACCTTAGCACCCGATCAAGTGAAAGCCCTCCAACAAGCCACCAAAATCCTCTATGATTCAGGGCAGATTACAGAAGCTCAAACCCTCATAGGTTTGTTGTTAGAGCGAGGAAACCTAGAGGTTAGCCAGCGTCAAGCCCTCTTGCAACAGGCTAGTCAACTTGCCGAAGCATGGCGCATCATCGTCGATCAACACCGCAGTAACCAGCAACCATTTCTCTTGCTATACCGTGACGCTCAAGACCAAGATTTAGAGTACACCGTTCGTTACGCCGAGATTAGCTTTGAAGAAAAGCGCTTTTACCTCAACATCTGGTGCGAAGAAACGGAAGATATCAAAGACACAGACTTTCCCGAACTCATCCACAATCGCTGTCTGCGCTTGGATCGGATTAAAGCGATCGTACCTACTAGCGGACTATGGCGTGAAGAAGGGTTAGACTTCCTAAAAGTGTACTTGCACTTTAAAAAGGGAATGATAAAAGCCTACGAACTGAGAAACACAGACATTACTAGTGAAGTCGTAGTCGTTGGAGAAGAAACAGTACGACAAGTTGTGCGGCGTGTATCTAATCCTTTCTGGCTAGAGCGAGAAGTCTTGCGGTACGGGGGAGATTGCGTGGTGATGTCGCCAGAGAGTGTGCGCGATCGCCTCAAGCAGAAGCTACTCAGCCTCTGCCATTTGTACAACATCGACACTAGGAGTTAACTCCGAACTCATGTCTGCCAATTCTCCCTACGGAGACGCTAGCCGATCGCGAAAATAGAGCCGATACAAATCACACAAAGGTCTCACCGTATTCCCCTGAAACTTAACCAACCCCATGCTGCGTAATTTAAACGCCTCTGCCGTCCTAATCTCAATTGGACTTTCTGCTGCAACCACTTGTTTAACAGCAGCCACCAACTCCGTATTTTCATGTAAATTCAACAAATGGCGGCGAAGATGGTCATAATATGGCCCTTCTTCCGTAGGAGCCACTTTCAGTAGTTGTTCTAACGTCATTCTTCCCCGTGCAATTTGATAGAGCGCCACCCGCACCAGATAAGGATGCCCACCCACCATTGCCATCAGGCGATCGAATTGGTGGGCTGAAAAACTCAATCCGTGCCGCCTGACTAAATCTTCTACTTGTGCGTGATTCAACTCCGGCAACTCAATCGGTAATCCCACATTAAACGGTGATTGATTAATATTTAAGGGAATATAAACTTCCTTAGAATGTACAATCACCAACCTCAGCTTTTGCCAAACAGCCTCATTCTTCCCCCGCTCATGCCATGCTCTAAGCAGGCCAAAAAAATCTGTCGCAATATCAGGATGTTGGAAAATTTGATCAACTTCATCTAAGCCTAAAACCATGGGACTGGTCAGCTCAGATAACAAATAGCGTTGGAAATAATTGGTACATTTATTCTTACTGCCAAGAATCCCCTTCCAATAAATCTCCAGCTTATCTTCTCGATTCAATTCCCAAGAAATACTGGCACAGAACCACTGCAAAAATTGGTCTAAATTGGTGAGAAACTCAGCATCGGCTGACTGAAAGTTCAACGAGGCGGTATGATAACCCTGCTCGTTGGCGCGATCGAGAATTCGGCTCATGAGGGAGGTTTTACCCATCTGCCGAGGCGCTTTGACCCGAATGAGTGCCCCTGGCTTGATAATCGCTTCGTAGCAGTCCGCTTCAATCGGCGGACGCTCAACATAAAAAGCTGACTCTAAACCCACTTGACCCTCCGGTTCGTCCAATGTCGGAAGTCCCAGAGGCTGCCAGAGGATTGTTGATTCTGACTGCCCAGGCTGTTGGTGGAGCAGCCTCTCCAATGCTTGCAAAGCTTCTATGGCACTTTGGTAGCGCTGACGATAATCATAGCGCACCATCTTATCTAAAATTGCCGCAAAACCGGGGCTGACGGGAGCTCGGTCTTTGAATAATGCACAACTAAACTCCCCTGTCAATGAATCGTGGGGTAATTCTCTAGGATTCATCCCCGTCAAGGCTTGCAGACAAACCATGCCAACCGCAAAGATATCGCTACTAAACTGAGGTCTACCAGCCACTTGTTCGCTAGGCATATAACCCGGAGAGCCGATGACAATGGTTAAGCTCGTTTGTCCAGGGGTATTCCTGACTTGGGCACTAACTTCTTTAACGGCTCCAAAGTCGATGAGAACAATCTTGCCATCTTGGCTGCGTCTAATTAAGTTAGCGGGTTTGATATCGCGGTGGATCACATGTTGCTGATGGACAAACACCAGCACCTCTAAGATGTCCTGCAAAAGGGGTATTACAGAGGCTTCACTCAACGGCCTGCGCTCAGCAAATTCTCGGTCTAAAGGCTGACCTTCGATATATTCTTGAACCAAATAAAACTCATCGTCTTGTTCAAAGTGAGCCAACAGGCGGGGGAGCTGGTCATGATCGCCCAAGCGATATAAGGTTTGAGCTTCGCGATTAAATAAACGTTTTGCCATTTCTAAGGTGGCATTATCCGCTGCTTTGGGCTTGAGTTGCTTAACGACACATAGGGGTTCGCCGGGTAAATGGCTGTCTTTAGCCAGAAATGTCTGACCAAATCCACCGCCGCCTAGATGTCGGACGATTTGATAGTGACCCGCCAGTGTTGTTTCCATGAAGGTGTCTTAGCTATTGACCCGATAACCTATTGTCCATTGATCCAGCTTAGACCTAGTAAATCACGAGTTCCTCAACACCACCATTGATGAGATACTGATAAAAAAAAGATTTTGTCAAGCATTAAATTAAATTCTTAATAGGGGCACGGATAAACGTGATTAAGCGGATGTGTCTGGAAATTGCCAAATCCGCTCTTCTTGGGAAAAGAAACCTCTCACCGCCCCTAGACAACACCTCTACACCCATGGAAGAAACAGGCAGAAAATGAAGCTTCAACAGGAGTTACACACGAACACCACTGGTAGGGGTCATCTCTCACTCTCATCTCTGACCATAATTGCCTTACTTTCACTCGTTACGTTGATAATTGATATCTCATTGAATTTATTGGCTTGTACAACACATTCTTTGAGGCTTTATCGATTTTGGTAAATCGTAGGGACGCTCAGATAAATCAAGAACTTGGTAGAGTTTATTCAGGCTATTATCTGGGTCAAATAAAGATATGTTTAAAGAATGAAAAAAAGCAGTGTTCAAAATTAATTCAAGTTGTTGACAAAAATCCGGATAAACCCTGTTTTTTTGATTTTCCTGGAGATTGAATTTCCTGGATTCAAAAATTCCTTTCAAAATTACCAATTTTCTCAATACGGCTACTAATACGGCAGAAGAAACACTTAAACCTGTCATTTCTTCCATGGGTGCAGGCACATTCTGGTCGAATACAAAATGAGCATCCTTAAGTTGAAAAACAGCACAAATCTGCTGAATAATCTGAACTTGAAATAGATGTTCTATGTGTTCAACCTGTAAAGCTCCTTGGCTCCTTAGGTACAAACCCAGCGGTTTATTCGCAGGACAAAACTGAGCTAGCTTGGTAACGACGCGCTGACTGACCCACGGATATTGATGAATCAGCGAAATTAAACCTTGCCCATTTAATTGATTAGCGGCTGCCACAATTCTTCCTTGGTTCATCCAGAGATAATGCACAGAGCTTCGTGTTGTTGATTCTGGTAAAACCCGCAGTGTCAGCAATCCAGTTTTATGTCCTTTCTCGACAAACTGAAAAATTTCAGGTAAAGAAAAATCTGTTAAAGCACCAGTAATAGACATAGTTGTTTAATGAAAAGCCAAAAACTCAAAGTTTGATACTGTTATTGTCTCTATTGTGGGTATACAAGCAATATAAGGACAATAAACCTTTTTTAAATCAAGCTTTAAGCTCTCTCTATAGAGACAGGGATTTATAATGGGTTTTGTCCTGTATGCTTTCTGTTCGCTGTGACTACCACTCCTGTGCCTCATAGTTCCCAATCTGATGCCAATACCGCAACCCAGCAACCCGATGCTTTAGGGCGCTTTGGGAAGTTTGGCGGTAAATATGTGCCTGAGACACTGATGCCTGCTCTGTTTGAGCTGGAGCAGGCTTTTCAGCAATACTCTAAGGATTCGGGTTTTCAGACGGAACTACAACAGTTACTGCGAGACTATGTCGG of the Allocoleopsis franciscana PCC 7113 genome contains:
- a CDS encoding helix-turn-helix transcriptional regulator; this translates as MPRKKETLTLSVPPGTKEQLEAIARRLNIFWGKSPSPSGLIAAIAQAKLEIGKSFTLAPDQVKALQQATKILYDSGQITEAQTLIGLLLERGNLEVSQRQALLQQASQLAEAWRIIVDQHRSNQQPFLLLYRDAQDQDLEYTVRYAEISFEEKRFYLNIWCEETEDIKDTDFPELIHNRCLRLDRIKAIVPTSGLWREEGLDFLKVYLHFKKGMIKAYELRNTDITSEVVVVGEETVRQVVRRVSNPFWLEREVLRYGGDCVVMSPESVRDRLKQKLLSLCHLYNIDTRS
- a CDS encoding AAA-like domain-containing protein, yielding METTLAGHYQIVRHLGGGGFGQTFLAKDSHLPGEPLCVVKQLKPKAADNATLEMAKRLFNREAQTLYRLGDHDQLPRLLAHFEQDDEFYLVQEYIEGQPLDREFAERRPLSEASVIPLLQDILEVLVFVHQQHVIHRDIKPANLIRRSQDGKIVLIDFGAVKEVSAQVRNTPGQTSLTIVIGSPGYMPSEQVAGRPQFSSDIFAVGMVCLQALTGMNPRELPHDSLTGEFSCALFKDRAPVSPGFAAILDKMVRYDYRQRYQSAIEALQALERLLHQQPGQSESTILWQPLGLPTLDEPEGQVGLESAFYVERPPIEADCYEAIIKPGALIRVKAPRQMGKTSLMSRILDRANEQGYHTASLNFQSADAEFLTNLDQFLQWFCASISWELNREDKLEIYWKGILGSKNKCTNYFQRYLLSELTSPMVLGLDEVDQIFQHPDIATDFFGLLRAWHERGKNEAVWQKLRLVIVHSKEVYIPLNINQSPFNVGLPIELPELNHAQVEDLVRRHGLSFSAHQFDRLMAMVGGHPYLVRVALYQIARGRMTLEQLLKVAPTEEGPYYDHLRRHLLNLHENTELVAAVKQVVAAESPIEIRTAEAFKLRSMGLVKFQGNTVRPLCDLYRLYFRDRLASP
- a CDS encoding DUF4388 domain-containing protein; this encodes MSITGALTDFSLPEIFQFVEKGHKTGLLTLRVLPESTTRSSVHYLWMNQGRIVAAANQLNGQGLISLIHQYPWVSQRVVTKLAQFCPANKPLGLYLRSQGALQVEHIEHLFQVQIIQQICAVFQLKDAHFVFDQNVPAPMEEMTGLSVSSAVLVAVLRKLVILKGIFESRKFNLQENQKNRVYPDFCQQLELILNTAFFHSLNISLFDPDNSLNKLYQVLDLSERPYDLPKSIKPQRMCCTSQ